In Halobaculum magnesiiphilum, the following proteins share a genomic window:
- a CDS encoding DNA polymerase domain-containing protein has product MSDSQAGLDQFAGGGDADDGSGDRPAAEAAHVAGAGQGRVSAVVDREDIVVPDSTGTVEFMVTAVDYTVEGSGAEEYPVVHVFGRTADNEPEHVRVLGTEPYFYVPTVDIEGRELVEEYDVILDTREEGPDGERFESIRGEPVTKVVARTPRDVGQIRDDFERTYEADILFPNRFLIDHGVTSGLRVEERRLDARDGENRGRLQVTPDHVEPCDVDADIRVNTFDIEVDDRNGFPEDGEEPIVCLTSHDSYEDEYIAWLYDAPVGGVDAPAVLDDYEQIGDRDSDIEVRTFAEEDAMLDAFVSYIEETDPDVLTGWNFEDFDAPYFMDRCEELDPRSDHDLSPDRLSRVNETWRSGWGGPDVKGRVVFDLLYAYQRTQFSELESYRLDAVGELELDVGKERYTGDIGDLWEQEPERLLEYNVRDVELCVEIDRKQKIVAFWDDARKFVGCQLEDAPTPGDAVDMYVLHNAYGDFVLPTKGQQEGEDFEGGAVFEPISGVEEMVSVLDLKSLYPMCMVTINASPETIVEDPDAFDGETYRAPNGTRFRKEPDGMMREMVDELLTERERLKGQRDEHEPGSDPYEQYDRQQAATKVIMNCFTPDTEVVTPDGVRGVTDLDVGDEVYSLDPETMQMEAKPVVETHAYPDYRDELVDVETSKIDFRVTPNHRMLVRKNETNGISWDGDDYRFVEAGDLDSATNYELPHDWSGPDGERIEEVDLTRLLDDGYEVWANNDVHGHTLAAELGYYPKKVVKNDVGTTGYVFSAAEFEEHRDYLDSVCSDFYVHSEPNRKWIPRTYDGDDFLDLLAWYVTEGNVYTSEEKRFGDQLRGSATTVKIAQNAVADGGTSHHASIGDLLDRMGFDTYVDDRAYQFTSKLLGEAFRERCGADSFEKRIPDLVFEASSEQKRRFLDTLIAGDGDRGSATSWRYTTSSDRLRDDVLRLCAHLGLTANYNRDSGSWRIYCTEDSKNTLRMNRSGGRSTAEEGVYCVTVADNHTLLAGRNGKFQFVGQSLYGVSGWERFRLYDKDNAAAITAMGRRVIEFTEQAVGELGREVTYGDTDSVMLSLDGISDEEIEEATVSENMAEIHPEMSDHELLRLAAVIRLSQEIEEHINGRYDDFARDELDAEEHRFEIEFEKLYRRFFQAGKKKRYAGHIVWKEGKDVDDIDITGFEYKRSDIAPVTKRVQKRVIEMIVHGEDTEDIADYLHAEIQSFLDGDADLDEVGIPGGIGKRLESYDTDTAQVRGAKYANLLLGTNFQRGSKPKRLYLEKVHPDFWARMEEEHGLDPQTDPLYGEFKRDPDVICFEYADEVPDEFEVDWDKMLDKTLKGPIARIIEALGMSWEEIKSGQEQTGLGSFM; this is encoded by the coding sequence TCGTCGTGCCGGACTCGACCGGCACGGTCGAGTTCATGGTTACCGCCGTCGACTACACCGTCGAGGGGAGCGGCGCCGAGGAGTACCCAGTCGTCCACGTGTTCGGCCGCACCGCCGACAACGAGCCCGAACACGTCCGCGTGCTCGGGACCGAGCCGTACTTCTACGTCCCGACGGTCGACATCGAGGGCCGGGAGCTCGTCGAGGAGTACGACGTGATCCTCGACACTCGCGAGGAGGGGCCCGACGGCGAGCGCTTCGAGTCGATCCGGGGGGAACCGGTGACGAAGGTCGTCGCCCGCACGCCCCGCGACGTGGGCCAGATCCGCGACGACTTCGAGCGCACCTACGAGGCGGACATCCTGTTCCCGAACCGATTCCTCATCGACCACGGCGTCACCTCCGGGCTGCGCGTCGAGGAACGACGGCTCGACGCGCGCGACGGCGAGAACCGGGGTCGGCTGCAGGTAACGCCCGATCACGTCGAGCCGTGCGACGTTGACGCGGACATCCGCGTGAACACCTTCGACATCGAGGTCGACGACCGCAACGGCTTCCCGGAGGACGGCGAGGAGCCGATCGTCTGTCTCACCTCCCACGACTCCTACGAGGACGAGTACATCGCGTGGCTGTACGACGCGCCAGTCGGCGGCGTCGACGCGCCCGCGGTCCTCGACGACTACGAGCAGATCGGCGACCGCGACAGCGACATCGAGGTGCGGACGTTCGCCGAGGAGGACGCGATGCTCGACGCGTTCGTCTCGTACATCGAGGAGACGGATCCGGACGTCCTCACGGGGTGGAACTTCGAGGACTTCGACGCGCCGTACTTCATGGACCGCTGTGAGGAACTCGACCCGCGGAGCGACCACGACCTCTCGCCGGACCGGCTCTCCCGCGTGAACGAGACGTGGCGCTCGGGCTGGGGCGGCCCGGACGTGAAGGGTCGCGTCGTCTTCGACCTGCTGTACGCCTACCAGCGCACCCAGTTCTCCGAGCTGGAGTCGTACCGGCTCGACGCGGTCGGCGAGCTCGAACTCGACGTGGGCAAGGAGCGCTATACGGGCGACATCGGCGACCTGTGGGAACAGGAACCCGAGCGCCTGCTGGAGTACAACGTCCGCGACGTGGAGCTGTGCGTCGAGATCGACCGCAAACAGAAGATCGTCGCGTTCTGGGACGACGCGCGCAAGTTCGTCGGCTGTCAACTGGAGGACGCCCCGACGCCCGGGGACGCGGTCGACATGTACGTCCTCCACAACGCCTACGGCGACTTCGTGCTCCCGACGAAGGGCCAACAGGAGGGCGAGGACTTCGAGGGCGGCGCCGTCTTCGAGCCCATCTCCGGCGTCGAGGAGATGGTGTCCGTGCTCGACCTCAAGTCGCTGTACCCGATGTGCATGGTGACGATCAACGCCAGCCCCGAGACCATCGTCGAGGACCCCGACGCCTTCGACGGGGAGACGTACCGCGCGCCCAACGGCACGCGGTTCCGCAAGGAGCCCGACGGGATGATGCGTGAGATGGTCGACGAGCTGCTCACCGAGCGCGAGCGCCTCAAGGGCCAGCGCGACGAGCACGAGCCGGGCTCCGACCCCTACGAACAGTACGACCGCCAGCAGGCAGCGACGAAGGTGATCATGAACTGCTTCACGCCGGACACCGAGGTCGTCACGCCCGACGGCGTCCGGGGGGTCACCGACCTCGACGTCGGCGACGAGGTGTACTCGCTCGACCCGGAGACGATGCAGATGGAGGCGAAGCCGGTCGTCGAGACGCACGCCTATCCGGACTACCGCGACGAACTGGTCGACGTCGAGACGAGCAAGATCGACTTCAGGGTCACGCCGAACCATCGGATGCTCGTCCGGAAGAACGAGACGAACGGCATCTCGTGGGACGGGGACGACTACCGGTTCGTCGAGGCCGGCGACCTCGACAGCGCGACGAACTACGAACTCCCGCACGACTGGTCCGGCCCCGACGGGGAGCGGATCGAGGAGGTCGACCTCACCCGACTGCTCGACGACGGCTACGAGGTCTGGGCGAACAACGACGTCCACGGCCACACGCTCGCGGCCGAGCTGGGGTACTACCCGAAGAAGGTCGTCAAGAACGACGTCGGGACAACCGGCTACGTGTTCTCGGCCGCGGAGTTCGAGGAGCACCGCGACTATCTCGACTCGGTCTGTTCGGACTTCTACGTCCACAGCGAGCCGAACAGGAAGTGGATCCCGCGGACGTACGACGGTGACGACTTCCTCGACCTCTTGGCGTGGTACGTCACCGAGGGGAACGTGTACACGTCCGAGGAGAAGCGGTTCGGCGATCAGCTCCGAGGGTCCGCCACGACGGTCAAGATCGCACAGAACGCCGTCGCGGATGGCGGGACGTCCCACCACGCCTCCATCGGCGACCTCCTCGACCGGATGGGGTTCGACACGTACGTCGACGACCGAGCGTATCAGTTCACGTCGAAGCTCCTCGGCGAGGCGTTTCGGGAGCGCTGCGGTGCGGACAGCTTCGAGAAACGGATCCCGGACCTGGTGTTCGAGGCGAGCAGCGAGCAGAAGCGGCGGTTCCTCGACACGCTCATCGCCGGCGACGGCGACCGGGGGTCGGCGACCTCGTGGCGCTACACCACGTCCAGCGACCGGCTCCGCGACGACGTGCTTCGCCTGTGTGCTCACCTCGGACTCACCGCGAACTACAACCGCGACAGCGGGTCGTGGCGGATCTACTGCACGGAGGACTCGAAGAACACCCTCCGGATGAACCGGAGCGGCGGTCGGAGTACCGCCGAGGAGGGGGTCTACTGCGTCACCGTCGCCGACAACCACACGCTTCTCGCCGGCCGGAACGGCAAGTTCCAGTTCGTGGGTCAGTCGCTGTACGGCGTCTCCGGCTGGGAGCGCTTCCGCCTGTACGACAAGGACAACGCCGCCGCGATCACCGCGATGGGTCGTCGTGTCATCGAGTTCACCGAGCAGGCGGTGGGCGAACTCGGCAGGGAGGTCACATACGGCGACACCGATTCGGTCATGTTGAGCTTGGACGGCATATCCGACGAGGAAATCGAGGAGGCCACCGTCTCCGAGAACATGGCCGAGATCCATCCGGAGATGTCGGACCACGAGCTCCTCAGGCTGGCCGCCGTGATCCGGCTCTCCCAGGAGATCGAGGAGCACATCAACGGCCGCTACGACGACTTCGCGCGCGACGAACTCGACGCCGAGGAGCACCGCTTCGAGATCGAGTTCGAGAAGCTCTACCGGCGGTTCTTTCAGGCGGGCAAGAAGAAGCGCTACGCCGGCCACATCGTCTGGAAGGAGGGGAAGGACGTCGACGACATCGACATCACGGGCTTCGAGTACAAGCGCTCGGACATCGCGCCCGTCACAAAGCGCGTCCAGAAGCGCGTCATCGAGATGATCGTCCACGGGGAGGACACCGAGGACATCGCCGACTACCTCCACGCGGAGATCCAGAGCTTCCTCGACGGCGACGCCGACCTCGACGAGGTGGGGATCCCCGGCGGCATCGGCAAGCGCCTGGAGAGCTACGACACCGACACCGCCCAGGTGCGGGGCGCGAAGTACGCGAACCTCTTGCTGGGCACGAACTTCCAGCGCGGGTCGAAGCCCAAGCGCCTCTACCTGGAGAAGGTCCACCCGGACTTCTGGGCCCGCATGGAGGAGGAGCACGGACTCGACCCACAGACCGACCCTCTGTACGGCGAGTTCAAGCGTGACCCCGACGTGATCTGCTTCGAGTACGCCGACGAGGTCCCCGACGAGTTCGAGGTCGACTGGGACAAGATGCTGGACAAGACGCTCAAGGGACCTATCGCCCGGATCATCGAGGCGCTCGGGATGTCTTGGGAGGAGATCAAAAGCGGCCAGGAACAGACCGGCCTCGGCAGCTTCATGTGA
- a CDS encoding ABC transporter ATP-binding protein, with product MATLELENLQAEVAETGEEILRGVDLEVNNGEIHALMGPNGSGKSTTAKVIAGHPAYEVTGGSVTLTLSEADVEDIDADIDEEDLTWELLDLEPNERAALGIFLGFQYPAEIEGVTMVNFLRQALNAKLDEREELFEDEDDEAEADAEDDSGYETSPMEGPADDGDVGVAEFQQLMKEKMELLDMDEKFAERYLNAGFSGGEKKQNEVLQAAILEPSIAVLDEIDSGLDIDRLQDVSKGINALRDEQDTGILQITHYQRILDYVEPDHVHVMIDGKIAKSGGAELAEELEDKGYDWVRDEVYGTA from the coding sequence ATGGCGACACTCGAACTCGAAAATCTCCAGGCGGAGGTCGCAGAGACGGGCGAAGAGATCCTCCGGGGCGTCGACCTCGAAGTGAACAACGGCGAGATCCACGCCCTGATGGGGCCGAACGGCTCCGGGAAGTCCACGACCGCGAAGGTCATCGCGGGCCACCCGGCCTACGAGGTCACCGGCGGCTCGGTGACGCTGACCCTCTCGGAGGCCGACGTCGAGGACATCGACGCGGACATCGACGAGGAGGACCTCACCTGGGAACTGCTCGATCTCGAACCCAACGAGCGCGCTGCGCTCGGCATCTTCCTCGGGTTCCAGTATCCCGCCGAGATCGAGGGCGTGACGATGGTGAACTTCCTCCGACAGGCGCTCAACGCCAAGCTCGACGAGCGCGAGGAGCTCTTCGAGGACGAGGACGACGAGGCGGAGGCGGACGCCGAGGACGACTCGGGCTACGAGACCTCCCCGATGGAGGGGCCCGCCGACGACGGCGACGTGGGCGTCGCCGAGTTCCAGCAGCTCATGAAAGAGAAGATGGAGCTGCTCGACATGGACGAGAAGTTCGCCGAGCGCTACCTCAACGCCGGCTTCTCCGGCGGCGAGAAGAAGCAGAACGAGGTTCTCCAGGCGGCTATTCTGGAGCCCTCGATCGCCGTGCTCGACGAGATCGACTCCGGGCTGGACATCGACCGCCTGCAGGACGTCTCGAAGGGCATCAACGCCCTCCGCGACGAGCAGGACACCGGCATCCTCCAGATCACCCACTACCAGCGTATCCTCGACTACGTCGAGCCCGATCACGTCCACGTGATGATCGACGGGAAGATCGCCAAGTCCGGCGGCGCCGAGCTCGCCGAGGAGCTCGAGGACAAGGGGTACGACTGGGTCCGCGACGAGGTCTACGGCACGGCATAA
- the sufB gene encoding Fe-S cluster assembly protein SufB produces the protein MSSEQDHLKETDTEERFDFKKDSKAAFAAEKGLTEETIHAISEDKDEPEWMLERRLRALKQFQEMPMPTDWPGQPDLSEVDVDEIVPYIRPDVDVRAGVDDWTELPDEIKDTFDKLGIPEAEKNALSGVGAQYESEVVYQNMQERWEEKGVIFCNMDQAVQEHEEIVREHFMTTCVPPSDNKFAALHGAVWSGGSFVYVPEDVTVEMPVQAYFRMNSEGMGQFEHTLIVAEEGSEVHYIEGCSAPKYSAINLHSGGVEVFVGEDAHVQYSTVQNWSKNTYNLNTKRALVEKNGRMEWISGSMGSKATMLYPSSILKGRGASDNHITIAFAGEGQNIDTGAKVYHNAPNTKSTIESKSISKDGGRTNYRGLVHIADGAEGSSTAVECDALMFDNESTSDTMPYMEINESTVDVAHEATVGKIGDEDVFYLQSRGLDDDDAKQMIVSGFIEPITEELPIEYAVELNRLVELEMEGSLG, from the coding sequence ATGAGTTCCGAACAGGACCATTTGAAGGAGACCGACACCGAGGAGCGCTTCGACTTCAAGAAAGACTCGAAGGCGGCGTTCGCGGCGGAGAAGGGTCTCACCGAAGAGACCATCCACGCGATCTCCGAGGACAAGGACGAGCCCGAGTGGATGCTCGAGCGGCGCCTGCGCGCCCTCAAGCAGTTCCAGGAGATGCCGATGCCGACCGACTGGCCCGGCCAGCCGGACCTGAGCGAGGTCGACGTCGACGAGATCGTCCCGTACATCCGCCCCGACGTGGACGTCCGCGCGGGCGTCGACGACTGGACGGAGCTGCCCGACGAGATCAAGGACACCTTCGACAAGCTGGGCATCCCGGAGGCCGAGAAGAACGCCCTCTCGGGCGTCGGTGCCCAGTACGAGTCGGAGGTCGTCTACCAGAACATGCAGGAGCGCTGGGAGGAGAAGGGCGTCATCTTCTGCAACATGGACCAGGCGGTCCAGGAGCACGAAGAGATCGTCCGCGAGCACTTCATGACGACGTGCGTCCCCCCGAGCGACAACAAGTTCGCCGCGCTCCACGGCGCCGTCTGGTCGGGCGGCTCGTTCGTGTACGTCCCCGAGGACGTCACCGTCGAGATGCCCGTGCAGGCGTACTTCCGGATGAACTCCGAGGGGATGGGCCAGTTCGAGCACACGCTCATCGTCGCCGAGGAGGGCTCGGAAGTCCACTACATCGAGGGCTGTTCCGCGCCGAAGTACTCGGCGATCAACCTCCACTCCGGCGGCGTCGAGGTGTTCGTCGGCGAGGACGCCCACGTGCAGTACTCGACCGTGCAGAACTGGTCGAAGAACACGTACAACCTCAACACCAAGCGCGCGCTCGTCGAGAAGAACGGCCGGATGGAGTGGATCTCCGGGTCGATGGGGTCGAAGGCGACGATGCTGTACCCCTCCTCGATCCTCAAGGGCCGCGGCGCCTCCGACAACCACATCACCATCGCCTTCGCCGGCGAGGGCCAGAACATCGACACCGGCGCGAAGGTGTACCACAACGCGCCGAACACGAAGTCGACCATCGAGTCGAAGTCCATCTCGAAGGACGGCGGCCGCACGAACTACCGCGGCCTCGTCCACATCGCCGACGGCGCCGAGGGTTCCTCGACGGCCGTCGAGTGTGACGCGCTGATGTTCGACAACGAGTCCACCTCCGACACCATGCCGTACATGGAGATCAACGAGTCGACGGTGGACGTCGCCCACGAGGCGACCGTCGGGAAGATCGGCGACGAGGACGTGTTCTACCTGCAGTCGCGCGGCCTCGACGACGACGACGCCAAGCAGATGATCGTCTCGGGCTTCATCGAGCCGATCACGGAGGAACTGCCCATCGAGTACGCCGTCGAGCTCAACCGGCTCGTCGAACTGGAGATGGAGGGCTCGCTCGGGTAA
- the sufD gene encoding Fe-S cluster assembly protein SufD, whose amino-acid sequence MSTQLPASISEETVDEISAERNEPDWLRRTRLDALAALEESEMPSVIETPGRRWTNLEDLDYESIVDPLDQRDETERISAEGAAVLDFETALEEHPELVEEHFGSVTDPQTNYLTALSTALFTTGTVIYVPEGVDAEDVKVRAEMNSTSLFSHTLVVAEDNASATILERISNGSEVDGDRYFSNLVEIVTGENAYVQYGSLQNLDEDVYDFTLKRGDANRYATIDWIEGNIGSRLTRSDIETELNGDSSETKIVGAFFGHDDQHFDINARVWHNAEHTTADLVTRGVLDDEARSVYEGVQDVGRDAWDTSSYQRENTLMLSDDSEADASPKLIIHNHDTEASHSATVGQVDAEDMFYMTSRAISENTARNMLVEGFFVPVLEEVEVDELREDIDDLIVARLD is encoded by the coding sequence ATGAGCACACAGCTACCCGCAAGCATCTCCGAGGAGACCGTCGACGAGATCTCCGCGGAGCGCAACGAACCGGACTGGCTCCGCCGGACGCGCCTGGACGCGCTGGCCGCGCTGGAGGAGTCGGAGATGCCGAGCGTCATCGAGACGCCCGGCCGCCGCTGGACGAACCTCGAGGACCTCGACTACGAGTCGATCGTCGACCCGCTCGACCAGCGCGACGAGACCGAACGGATCTCCGCGGAGGGCGCGGCGGTCCTCGACTTCGAGACGGCGCTCGAGGAGCACCCCGAGCTCGTCGAGGAGCACTTCGGCTCGGTCACCGACCCGCAGACGAACTACCTGACTGCGCTGTCGACGGCGCTGTTCACCACGGGGACGGTCATCTACGTCCCCGAGGGCGTCGACGCCGAGGACGTGAAGGTGCGCGCCGAGATGAACAGCACCTCGCTGTTCAGCCACACGCTCGTCGTCGCCGAGGACAACGCCTCCGCGACGATCCTCGAGCGGATCTCCAACGGCTCCGAGGTCGACGGCGACCGCTACTTCAGCAACCTCGTGGAGATCGTCACGGGCGAGAACGCGTACGTCCAGTACGGCTCGCTGCAGAACCTCGACGAGGACGTGTACGACTTCACGCTGAAGCGCGGCGACGCGAACCGGTACGCCACGATCGACTGGATCGAGGGGAACATCGGCTCCCGGCTCACCCGCTCTGACATCGAGACTGAGCTGAACGGCGACTCCTCGGAGACGAAGATCGTCGGCGCGTTCTTCGGGCACGACGACCAGCACTTCGACATCAACGCCCGCGTGTGGCACAACGCCGAGCACACGACCGCCGACCTGGTCACGCGCGGTGTCCTCGACGACGAGGCCCGCTCTGTGTACGAGGGCGTTCAGGACGTGGGTCGCGACGCGTGGGACACCAGCTCCTACCAGCGCGAGAACACGCTGATGTTGAGCGACGACTCCGAGGCGGACGCCTCGCCGAAGCTCATCATCCACAACCACGACACCGAGGCGTCGCACTCGGCGACCGTCGGGCAGGTGGACGCGGAGGACATGTTCTACATGACCTCCCGCGCCATCTCGGAGAACACCGCGCGCAACATGCTCGTCGAGGGCTTCTTCGTCCCCGTCCTCGAGGAGGTCGAGGTCGACGAACTGCGCGAGGACATCGACGACCTGATCGTCGCGCGCCTCGACTGA
- a CDS encoding MFS transporter — protein sequence MAAAGDTSPARTTPDSDRRDRVALALVVYAVLLAQTLVYPGVDLLTAEFGGGGVAGPTLFLAVEFAAFALFAGPWGTLSDRLGERRRLVALSAAGGAAGYLALAVVAGGDLPFLAALVLRGLQGAMTVGALSLAISALADRSGGNGRNMGVAGIAIGLGTASGAPLGGQLFEVGATVPLYAAAGLLGVAAAGSLTIPDRPPEPAESAAVGSDSGADNEGGHGGLGALLAGVRDRRELAIPYAFAFADRLVAGFFALVGTLYFREAFGLGPGATGLLLAAFFAPFALLQYPFGLLSDRIGRVVPVAAGSAVFGLVVIAVGFAPTVPTVAATMVVVGVLGALMAPATLALVVDLAGDDGRGAAVAGFNAAGSLGFLAGSLVGGAVAAEFGFRAAFVVAGGSEFLLAVATLPALVRLGRRSGRTAVFSGGD from the coding sequence ATGGCAGCCGCCGGCGACACGTCACCCGCGAGGACGACCCCCGACAGCGACCGCCGCGACCGGGTCGCGCTCGCGCTCGTCGTGTACGCCGTGTTGCTCGCGCAGACGCTCGTGTACCCCGGCGTCGACCTGCTCACCGCCGAGTTCGGCGGGGGCGGCGTCGCCGGGCCGACGCTGTTTCTCGCCGTCGAGTTCGCCGCCTTCGCGCTGTTCGCCGGCCCCTGGGGGACGCTGTCGGACCGGCTCGGCGAACGCCGGCGGCTCGTCGCGCTCTCGGCCGCCGGCGGCGCGGCCGGCTACCTCGCGCTCGCGGTCGTCGCCGGAGGCGACCTCCCCTTCCTCGCGGCGCTGGTGCTTCGAGGACTTCAGGGCGCGATGACCGTCGGCGCGCTCTCGCTGGCGATCTCCGCGCTCGCGGACCGGTCGGGCGGCAACGGGCGAAATATGGGCGTCGCCGGCATCGCGATCGGCCTCGGGACCGCCAGCGGCGCGCCGCTGGGCGGCCAACTGTTCGAGGTCGGCGCGACCGTCCCGCTGTACGCCGCCGCCGGCCTGCTCGGCGTGGCCGCCGCGGGGTCGCTCACGATCCCCGACCGACCGCCGGAGCCGGCGGAGTCGGCGGCGGTCGGCTCCGACAGCGGGGCCGACAACGAGGGCGGCCACGGCGGGCTCGGGGCGCTGCTCGCTGGGGTGCGCGACCGGCGCGAGCTCGCGATCCCGTACGCGTTCGCGTTCGCCGACCGGCTCGTCGCGGGCTTCTTCGCGCTCGTCGGCACGCTGTACTTCCGGGAGGCGTTCGGGCTCGGACCGGGCGCGACGGGCCTGTTGCTGGCGGCGTTCTTCGCGCCGTTCGCGCTGCTGCAGTACCCCTTCGGCCTCCTCTCTGACCGGATCGGCCGGGTCGTCCCGGTCGCCGCCGGGTCGGCGGTGTTCGGCCTCGTCGTGATCGCCGTGGGCTTCGCGCCGACGGTGCCTACGGTCGCCGCGACGATGGTCGTCGTTGGCGTCCTCGGCGCGCTGATGGCGCCGGCGACGCTCGCGCTCGTCGTGGACCTCGCGGGCGACGACGGCCGCGGCGCCGCGGTCGCGGGGTTCAACGCCGCCGGCAGCCTCGGCTTCCTCGCGGGGTCGCTGGTCGGCGGCGCCGTCGCCGCCGAGTTCGGCTTCCGGGCCGCGTTCGTCGTCGCCGGCGGCAGCGAGTTCCTCCTCGCGGTTGCGACGCTGCCGGCGCTGGTGCGGCTGGGTCGACGAAGCGGACGGACGGCGGTCTTCAGCGGCGGCGACTGA
- a CDS encoding ferritin-like domain-containing protein, translated as MSVGQRVTSDHQLARLLQIGVVLEEVVEARSTQHHREMDGDFDDEVEALLRHAAEESADHRDRLEGLIDELDAESVSYEEIEALVEAQYGKTKPEDFDGVLYDQLCNEETAYKFYDDLIEAIEGSDSSFSVDRDRVLDTLRGIRAEEEEGVEEVTEIMERR; from the coding sequence GTGAGCGTGGGACAGCGGGTCACCTCCGACCACCAGCTGGCCCGGCTCCTCCAGATCGGCGTGGTGCTCGAGGAAGTCGTGGAGGCGCGCTCCACCCAACACCACCGCGAGATGGACGGCGACTTCGACGACGAGGTCGAGGCGTTGCTGCGACACGCGGCCGAGGAGTCGGCCGACCACCGCGACCGACTCGAGGGGCTCATCGACGAGCTCGACGCCGAGTCCGTCTCCTACGAGGAGATCGAGGCGCTGGTCGAGGCGCAGTACGGGAAGACGAAGCCGGAGGACTTCGACGGCGTGTTGTACGACCAGTTGTGTAACGAGGAGACCGCCTACAAGTTCTACGACGACCTCATCGAGGCGATCGAGGGGAGCGACTCGTCGTTCTCCGTCGACCGCGACCGGGTGCTCGACACGCTCCGGGGGATCCGCGCGGAGGAGGAGGAAGGCGTCGAGGAGGTAACGGAGATCATGGAGCGGCGATAA
- a CDS encoding metal-dependent transcriptional regulator, whose product MNTADQYLKAIYLVQETEDGPASTGAVADALDVSPASANEMIGKLEERGLAEHEKYKGVSLSDEGIVRAREALSNYCIIERFLANVLEVEEFRAEARSLEAVIDDTVAERLDTIIDRSSECPDCFDAETDACKYIAEVESENPAD is encoded by the coding sequence ATGAACACGGCAGACCAGTATCTGAAGGCGATTTACCTCGTGCAGGAGACGGAGGACGGCCCCGCCTCGACGGGCGCGGTCGCCGACGCGCTCGACGTGAGTCCCGCCTCCGCCAACGAGATGATCGGCAAACTCGAGGAGCGCGGCCTCGCCGAACACGAGAAGTACAAGGGCGTCTCCCTCAGCGACGAGGGGATCGTCAGGGCCCGTGAGGCGCTGTCGAACTACTGCATCATCGAGCGGTTCCTCGCGAACGTCCTCGAGGTCGAGGAGTTCCGCGCGGAGGCGCGCTCGCTGGAGGCGGTCATCGACGACACCGTCGCCGAGCGCCTCGACACCATCATCGACCGCTCCTCGGAGTGCCCCGACTGTTTCGACGCCGAGACGGACGCCTGCAAGTACATCGCGGAAGTCGAGTCGGAGAACCCGGCCGACTGA
- the nth gene encoding endonuclease III, whose protein sequence is MGTPLDSREAQVDEVLDRLYEEYPDTDISLNFSTELELLVAVVLSAQCTDERVNEVCEDLFEKYRTAEDYAEASEEELADDIYGITFHNNKAGYLKGIGEILVEEHGGEVPDTMSELTDLPGVGRKTANVVLQHAHDVTEGIVVDTHVQRISRRLGITEEERPGAIETDLMGVVPEDDWRMFTHLLISHGRATCTARNPDCDECVLADVCPSERGDAAVDLASGEAW, encoded by the coding sequence ATGGGAACGCCGCTGGACTCCCGGGAGGCGCAGGTCGACGAGGTGCTCGACCGCCTCTACGAGGAGTACCCCGACACGGACATCTCGCTGAACTTCTCGACCGAGCTGGAGCTGCTCGTCGCGGTCGTCCTCTCGGCGCAGTGCACCGACGAGCGGGTCAACGAGGTCTGCGAGGACCTGTTCGAGAAGTACCGCACGGCGGAGGACTACGCCGAGGCCAGCGAGGAGGAACTCGCCGACGACATCTACGGCATCACCTTCCACAACAACAAGGCCGGCTACCTGAAGGGGATCGGCGAGATCCTCGTCGAGGAACACGGCGGCGAGGTCCCGGACACGATGAGCGAGCTGACCGACCTCCCCGGCGTCGGGCGCAAGACCGCGAACGTCGTGCTCCAGCACGCCCACGACGTGACCGAGGGGATCGTCGTCGACACGCACGTCCAGCGCATCTCCCGACGCCTCGGGATCACCGAGGAGGAGCGCCCCGGCGCGATCGAGACGGACCTGATGGGCGTGGTCCCCGAGGACGACTGGCGGATGTTCACCCACCTGTTGATCAGCCACGGGCGGGCGACGTGTACGGCGCGGAACCCCGACTGCGACGAGTGTGTGCTCGCGGACGTCTGTCCGTCCGAGCGCGGGGACGCGGCCGTGGACCTCGCCAGCGGCGAGGCGTGGTAG